A region from the Hydra vulgaris chromosome 08, alternate assembly HydraT2T_AEP genome encodes:
- the LOC136083421 gene encoding uncharacterized protein LOC136083421, whose protein sequence is MLVNVFTSEEAFAYVKNNIKENADENIINLTKELGYHPFAITQAIKYINIHRISIEKYIDRYRSKPERLDNNFPTEEEPKSAIKAINLVLIKLEKSKPFPFQILNCLSHCDYQNISKQFIIQISKQIEINEEYVIDEAVGLLMSYSLLNFDDNKYSMHELTQLTCRCFQNRNSTTNTYLSLIENLFIFELNEVKDHMDYGNYLVFHFICINHPDTMSTKNNIANSLSVMGKYNEALEIHYSVDKIQTEILGINHSDTMTTKQNIASCLNRMGNINEALEIYYSVDKIETQILGINHPDTMSTKNNIANCLSAMEKYNEALEIYYSVDKIITETLGINHPDTMGTKHNIANSLSAIGKYNEALEIYYSVDKIRTEILRINHPDTMGTKHNIANSLSIMGKYNEAFRNLLFC, encoded by the exons ATGCtagttaatgtttttacttCAGAAGAAGCATTcgcttatgtaaaaaataatattaaagaaaacgccgatgaaaatataataaatctaACTAAAGAACTTGGTTATCATCCGTTCGCTATTACTCaggcaataaaatatataaatattcatagAATTTCGATAGAAAAATACATAGATCGATATAGATCGAAACCAGAAAGATTAGACAACAACTTTCCAACCGAAGAAGAACCAAAGTCTGCAATAAAAGCAATTAACttggttttaataaaattagaaaaaagtaaacCTTTTCCATTTCaaatattaaactgtttatcTCATTGCGACTATCAAAACATAAGTAAACAGTTTATAATccaaatttcaaaacaaatagaaataaacGAAGAATATGTAATAGATGAAGCCGTTGGGTTACTAATGAGTTATTCTTTACTAAACTTTGATGATAACAAATATTCAATGCACGAACTGACACAGCTGACTTGTAGATGTTTTCAAAATAGAAATTCAACTACAAATACGTATCTTAGTTTAattgaaaacttatttatatttgaattgaATGAAGTAAAAGATCACATGGATTACGGAAACTATCTTGTTTTCCATTTTATCT gtatcaaccatccagatacaatgtcaacaaaaaataatatcgcaaacAGTTTGAGCGTTATGGGAAAATACAACGAAGCCTTAGAAATtcattattctgttgataaaatacaaactgaaattttag GTATCAATCATTCAGATACAATGactacaaaacaaaatatcGCAAGCTGTTTGAACAGAATGGGAAATattaacgaagctttagaaatttattattctgttgataaaatagaaactcaaattttag gtattaaccatccagatacaatgtcaacaaaaaataatatcgcaaactgtttgAGCGCTATGgaaaaatataacgaagctttagaaatttattattctgttgataaaataataactgaaactttaggtatcaaccatccagatacaatgggaacaaaacataatatcgcaaacAGTTTGAGCGCTAtaggaaaatataacgaagctttagaaatttattattctgttgataaaatacgaactgaaattttacgtatcaaccatccagatacaatgggaacaaaacataatatcgcaaacAGTTTGAGCattatgggaaaatataacgaagcttttagaaatttattattctgttga